Below is a window of Thermodesulfomicrobium sp. WS DNA.
CGGTCATCCAATAGGTGTCGAGGTCGCTCAGCTTGGGGCAGATGCCGCAGGCGAGGACCGCCCCGCGCAGGCTGTCCAGCCGCGGCCGCAGCACTGCGGCGTCCGTGGGGCCGCCCGCTCCCATGAGGGGTTTGATGACGCTGCCGCCCTGCACTTCGTGGTCGTATTGGCGGATGACGTATTCCCGCGAGCAGATATTGAGGCGGCCGAGCATGGCGAGCAAAAAGTCGGTGCCGTTTTCCACCCGCGGCCGGGAGGTGGCGGCTGCGGCCGCCGGCGGGGTCCAAACGGCGGAAAGCTCCATCTGCGGGGTGCCGCGGTGCAGGAAGTCCATGTCCAGGGCCGCCACCACGCGCTCCCCGTGGCGCACGAGCAAGACGCCGGAGTCGGTGAATGCCCCCAGGTCCGTGGCCTCCACGTCCATTTCCCGGGCCAGGTCCAAGAAAGCGCCGAGCTTGTGCGGCGGCACGGCCACGGTCATACGCTCCTGGGCCTCGGAGACGAAGATCTCCCACGGCGCAAGCCCCGGATACTTGAGGGGGGCGCGCGCCAGGTCCAGATCGCAGCCGCCGGTGTCCTGGGCCATCTCGCCCACGGAGGAAGAAAGGCCGCCGGCGCCGTTGTCGGTGATGGCGTTGTAGAGCCCCTGGTTTCGGGCGCGCATGAGAAAGTCGTACATCTTGCGCTGGGTGATGGGGTCGCCGATCTGTACTGCCGTGGCCGGAGATCCTTCGTGAAGCTCTTCCGAGGAGAAGGTGGCGCCGTGGATGCCGTCTTTGCCGATGCGGCCGCCCACCATGACGATGCGGTCGCCCACCTGGGCCTTTTTCTCGTGGCTGGCTCGGCCGGCCACGGTGGCCGGCATCTTGCCCACGGTGCCGCAGAAGACCAAGGGTTTGCCGAGGAAGCGTTCGTGGAAGACGATGGCGCCGTTGACCGTGGGCACGCCGCTCTTGTTGCCGCCGTGCTCCACCCCTTCGCGCACGCCTTCGAAGATGCGGCGCGGGTGCAAGAGCCGCGGCGGCAGCTCGCCGTCGTAAAAAGGCGAGGCAAAACAGAATACATCGGTGTTGCACACCAACTCCGCCCCCATGCCGGTGCCCATGGGGTCGCGGTTGACGCCCACGATGCCGGTGAGCGCCCCGCCGTAGGGGTCCAGGGCCGAGGGGCTGTTGTGCGTCTCCACCTTGATGCAGAGGTTGGTCTCGGCGTCGAAGCGGATGACGCCGGCGTTGTCCTTGAAGACCGACAGACACAGGTCGTCCGCCCCACGCAGGGCGCGCAGGCGGGCGGTGGTGGCCTGGATGCAGGTCTTGTAGAGGCTGTCGATGGTGCTTGCATGCCCGGTGGCCGTATCGCGGTAGTGGATGCGGGCGCTGAAAATCTTGTGCTTGCAATGCTCGGACCAGGTTTGGGCCAGACATTCCAACTCGGCGTCGGTGGGCGCCGGGCCCAGGCCATGGCGGCTGCGGCGGGCAGCCACCTGCGGGTCCGCGAAATAGGCGCGGATGGCCTGCATCTCGGCAAGGCTCAAGGCCAGGGTGCGGGCGCGGCTCAGTTCCACAAGCCCCGCGTCATCCAAGGAGGCAAGTTCCATGATCTCCACCGCGGCCGATGCCGTGGCCGCCACCACCGCCATCTGCGGGGCAAATCCCGGTTCCTGTTCCCATTCCTGGCGGCTTTTGATGCGCAGGCGCTGGATGAGCTCGTTGGCCAAGAGGTCCCGGCCGATGTGCTCCACCTGCGCCCGGGAGAGTGTGCCGAAAATGCGGTACTGGGTGGCGGTGGAGACCTGGACGCCGTCCACCCCCAAGGCCAGGGACAAGGTCTCCCGGGCGGTGCGGCCTTCGTTGTCCGTCACGCCGGGGCGAAAACCTACCTCCAGCGCCCAGTCCGGGGTCGGCCCCAGGGGGGTGAGGGAGGCGGTATGGAGCACCGGATCATGGAGCAGGGCGGCATCACAGGCCGCGGT
It encodes the following:
- a CDS encoding AIR synthase-related protein; this translates as MIVRMEVGTRADLPDTQGARVAHKIRTELGLAVDAVRLVKVYTIDGLSAEAATAACDAALLHDPVLHTASLTPLGPTPDWALEVGFRPGVTDNEGRTARETLSLALGVDGVQVSTATQYRIFGTLSRAQVEHIGRDLLANELIQRLRIKSRQEWEQEPGFAPQMAVVAATASAAVEIMELASLDDAGLVELSRARTLALSLAEMQAIRAYFADPQVAARRSRHGLGPAPTDAELECLAQTWSEHCKHKIFSARIHYRDTATGHASTIDSLYKTCIQATTARLRALRGADDLCLSVFKDNAGVIRFDAETNLCIKVETHNSPSALDPYGGALTGIVGVNRDPMGTGMGAELVCNTDVFCFASPFYDGELPPRLLHPRRIFEGVREGVEHGGNKSGVPTVNGAIVFHERFLGKPLVFCGTVGKMPATVAGRASHEKKAQVGDRIVMVGGRIGKDGIHGATFSSEELHEGSPATAVQIGDPITQRKMYDFLMRARNQGLYNAITDNGAGGLSSSVGEMAQDTGGCDLDLARAPLKYPGLAPWEIFVSEAQERMTVAVPPHKLGAFLDLAREMDVEATDLGAFTDSGVLLVRHGERVVAALDMDFLHRGTPQMELSAVWTPPAAAAATSRPRVENGTDFLLAMLGRLNICSREYVIRQYDHEVQGGSVIKPLMGAGGPTDAAVLRPRLDSLRGAVLACGICPKLSDLDTYWMTANAMDEAIRNAVAVGADPDQLVGVDNFCWCDPIASDKNPDGAFKLAQLVRSARALSHFCHAFGVPCISGKDSMKNDYLGGGVKISIPPTVLFTVLGIMPDVTLAVSADFKKSGEALYVLGMTHGDLGGSEYAQALGISGAIPHVDALSARQRYQRLYAAICEGLISACHDVSDGGIAVTVAEMALGGALGAVVDVSAIPARGCQHPEEVLYSESPSRLVVSVPQDRTHAFEALMGADAARIGETCAEPTLRLTHAGTLLAQATLSTLRHAWQSPLDWGSQR